Proteins encoded in a region of the Thunnus maccoyii chromosome 4, fThuMac1.1, whole genome shotgun sequence genome:
- the LOC121895519 gene encoding transmembrane prolyl 4-hydroxylase-like gives MEEDLMQQEESSDSGNSSSSPFNSPLRSTRLPIQRSNVCSRAYFVVVMVFFHVYILNVIALLLYVHYNNGPGELVNGDRASSASVSEGGGPLTHPAPPSGEPHEEDYSQSFSLPRIEGIRVGHVQHLSLVSDRTHEMKTLSLKPLLFEIPGFLSEEECRVVVQLAQLKGLMGSQMTAPSQGQEDSNQPLLSLSTEEVFSLLDLNQDGMLQKQEIVSHSRSRDGTWLSPDNLRQILTGLEACPTGMLNLEEFRRVYDVSQRPGQERNGKLQTQFKQRNKHTWLYQGLGSHHVLHTLRNRVTSLTRLPSALVDVSEPLQVIRYEHGDFGNAHYDSSPSHSETTCAHTRLAGNTSALTEVSCRYLTVLFYLSSVEEGGETTFPVADNRTYDEQALVQDGVDLTDTQETCGRGNLRLKPTAGTALLWYNHLSDGRGWMGELDEYSLHGDCPVKRGVKWVANSWVNVDPDHQQQARYQRLVDQRHRAKSGMEEHYQPLSHSDLHQDL, from the exons ATGGAAGAAGATTTAATGCAGCAGGAAGAATCCAGCGACAGTGGCAATTCATCATCGTCGCCCTTCAACTCCCCACTCCGCTCGACTCGACTGCCCATCCAGAGAAGTAATGTCTGCTCTCGGGCTTACTTTGTTGTGGTCATGGTCTTCTTCCATGTCTACATCCTGAATGTTATCGCCCTGCTGCTGTACGTGCACTATAACAACGGCCCCGGGGAACTAGTTAATGGTGACCGCGCCTCCTCAGCATCTGTCAGCGAGGGTGGAGGCCCTTTGACCCATCCTGCCCCACCTTCAGGAGAGCCCCATGAGGAGGACTACAGTCAAAGTTTCAGTCTTCCTCGCATTGAGGGGATAAGG GTGGGACACGTTCAGCACCTCTCTCTTGTGTCAGACAGGACACACGAAATGAAGACGCTCAGCCTGAAGCCTCTGCTTTTTG AGATCCCTGGCTTCCTGTCAGAGGAGGAGTGCCGTGTGGTGGTGCAGCTGGCTCAGCTCAAGGGTCTGATGGGGAGCCAGATGACAGCACCCAGCCAGGGACAAGAGGACTCAAACCAGCCACTACTTTCTCTCAGCACAGAGGAGGTCTTCAGTCTGTTGGACCTAAACCAGGACGGGATGCTGCAGAAACAGGAG ATTGTGAGTCACTCGCGCTCTCGAGATGGGACTTGGTTGAGCCCAGACAACTTACGGCAGATACTCACTGGTCTGGAAGCCTGCCCAACAG GGATGCTGAACTTGGAGGAGTTTAGGCGTGTTTATGATGTGTCCCAACGCCCAGGACAAGAACGAAATGGGAAGCTCCAGACTCAGttcaaacagagaaataaacataCATGGCTTTATCAAGGCTTGGGATCCCACCATGTGTTGCACACACTCAGGAACAG AGTTACCAGTCTGACACGTCTGCCTTCTGCATTGGTGGATGTGAGTGAGCCACTGCAGGTGATTCGCTATGAGCATGGAGACTTTGGTAATGCCCACTATGACAGCAGCCCTTCCCATTCAGAGACTACCTGCGCACACACACGACTGGCGGGAAACACATCTGCTCTTACAGAAGTCTCGTGCAG GTATCTTACTGTGTTATTCTACCTCAGCTCTGTAGAGGAAGGTGGTGAGACCACCTTTCCTGTGGCAGACAATCGTACCTACGATGAGCAG GCTCTGGTTCAGGATGGAGTTGATTTGACAGACACCCAGGAGACATGCGGTAGAGGGAACCTGAGACTAAAACCTACTGCTGGGACAGCTCTACTCTGGTACAATCATCTCTCTGATGGTAGAG GTTGGATGGGTGAGCTTGATGAGTATTCCCTGCACGGAGATTGCCCAGTCAAGCGCGGGGTGAAGTGGGTGGCCAACAGCTGGGTAAATGTGGACCCAGACCACCAGCAGCAGGCCCGCTACCAGAGACTAGTTGATCAAAGGCATCGAGCTAAGTCGGGCATGGAGGAGCATTACCAACCTCTCTCGCACAGTGACCTCCACCAGGATCTATAG
- the si:ch211-117c9.5 gene encoding sodium- and chloride-dependent creatine transporter 1: MSPELEENGHGEISLPQMEAGTLSEEEGGGSARPLVPVPGAGSGCGEGGGAGPPQSQDGATAGTGNGAVAVPAVERETWTRQMDFIMSCVGFAVGLGNVWRFPYLCYKNGGGVFLIPYLLIVFIGGIPVFFLEIALGQFMKQGGVSAWNIAPLFKGLGLASMVIVFFCNTYYIMILVWGLYFLFHSFTNPLPWATCGHPWNTPNCTQDFRRSCHNRSAAQSPLPSPAATPSNLSSTSPLNLSSAQLLLNSSCMEAEGMRSPVIEFWERKVLRLSGGLHEPGDISYEMVLCLMATWVIVYFCMWKGVKSTGKVVYFTALFPYLVLVVLLAHGVTLPGALDGIVYYLKPDWSKLGEAQVWIDAGTQIFFSYAIGLGALTALGSYNRFHNNCYQDAFVLALINSGTSFFAGFVVFSVLGFMAAEQDVDISKVAESGPGLAFIAYPKAVTLMPLAPLWAALFFFMLLILGLDSQFVGVEGLITGIMDMLPPKSALGSLRREVVAAICCVICFLIDMSMVTEGGMYVFQLFDYYSASGITLLWQAFWECVVIAWVYGADRFMDDVARMIGYQPLPYMKWCWSYITPFVCVGVFLFHVVNYKPLTYNTVYTYPLWGEALGWALALSSMLCIPVTVLYKLLRCKGSLRERWQHLTTPVWGRHHLEYLAPESEAKLLPPAGTKSTLLFESVI, encoded by the exons ATGTCACCTGAGTTGGAAGAGAACGGTCACG GTGAAATCAGTCTCCCCCAGATGGAGGCAGGGACCTTgtctgaggaggagggaggggggtcaGCTCGCCCCCTGGTGCCTGTGCCTGGAGCTGGCTCAGGGTGCGGTGAGGGTGGAGGGGCTGGCCCACCGCAGAGCCAGGATGGGGCTACAGCTGGGACTGGAAATGGGGCTGTAGCAGTACCAGCGGTGGAGAGAGAAACCTGGACCAGACAGATGGACTTCATCATGTCCTGTGTGGGCTTTGCTGTTGGCTTGGGCAACGTGTGGCGGTTTCCTTACCTTTGTTACAAGAATGGAGGAG GGGTGTTCCTCATCCCCTACTTGCTGATAGTATTCATTGGGGGCATCCCAGTCTTCTTCCTGGAGATTGCACTGGGACAGTTCATGAAGCAGGGAGGAGTCTCTGCCTGGAACATCGCACCCCTCTTCAAAG gtTTGGGCTTGGCCTCAATGGTAATAGTGTTCTTCTGTAACACCTACTACATTATGATTCTGGTGTGGGGCCTTTACTTTCTCTTCCACTCCTTCACCAACCCGCTGCCCTGGGCCACCTGTGGACACCCCTGGAACACCCCCAACTGCACACAGGACTTTCGCCGCTCCTGCCACAACCGCAGTGCCGCCCAGTCTCCTCTGCCATCACCTGCTGCCACCCCCTCCAACCTCTCCTCTACGTCCCCTTTGAACCTGTCCTCAGCCCAGCTTCTCCTCAACAGCAGCTGCATGGAGGCTGAGGGCATGCGCTCCCCGGTCATCGAGTTCTGGGA ACGTAAAGTGCTCCGTCTGTCTGGTGGGCTGCATGAGCCTGGTGACATCAGCTATGAGATGGTGCTATGTCTCATGGCCACTTGGGTCATTGTTTACTTCTGCATGTGGAAGGGAGTTAAATCTACCGGCAAG GTTGTATACTTCACAGCTCTGTTCCCCTACCTGGTTCTGGTTGTCCTTTTGGCCCATGGAGTCACTCTACCTGGAGCTTTAGATGGGATTGTGTACTACCTGAAACCAGACTGGTCCAAACTTGGTGAAGCACAG GTGTGGATTGATGCCGGCACCCAGATTTTCTTCTCCTATGCCATCGGGCTGGGTGCCCTGACTGCGCTGGGCAGCTACAACCGCTTCCATAACAACTGTTACCA GGATGCGTTTGTGCTGGCCCTCATTAACAGTGGAACCAGTTTCTTTGCAGGCTTTGTGGTTTTCTCTGTGCTAGGCTTCATGGCTGCAGAGCAAGACGTGGACATCAGTAAGGTAGCTGAGAGTG GTCCAGGCCTGGCCTTTATAGCCTACCCCAAGGCTGTTACTCTGATGCCTCTGGCGCCGCTCTGGGCAGCACTTTTCTTCTTTATGTTGCTCATACTTGGCCTGGACAGCCAG tttgtagGGGTAGAGGGTTTGATCACAGGAATCATGGACATGCTACCCCCTAAATCTGCCCTGGGCTCCCTGCGGCGAGAGGTGGTAGCGGCCATCTGCTGCGTCATCTGCTTCCTCATCGACATGTCAATGGTCACCGAG GGCGGGATGTATGTCTTCCAGCTGTTTGACTACTACTCTGCCAGTGGCATCACTCTGCTGTGGCAGGCCTTCTGGGAGTGTGTGGTGATTGCATGGGTCTATG GCGCAGACCGTTTCATGGATGACGTAGCTCGTATGATTGGCTATCAGCCCCTACCCTACATGAAGTGGTGCTGGTCCTACATCACACCTTTTGTCTGTGTG GGAGTGTTCCTGTTCCACGTGGTGAACTACAAGCCCCTGACCTACAACACAGTGTACACATACCCCTTGTGGGGTGAGGCACTTGGCTGGGCATTGGCCCTATCCTCCATGCTCTGTATCCCAGTTACCGTTCTCTACAAGCTACTGCGCTGCAAAGGATCATTGCGGGAG C
- the LOC121895522 gene encoding secreted frizzled-related protein 5: protein MIAALCPNFISRKSSHSACLLFLLLLAGPSSTLALGGGGRVKAGQEGRPRAEGRFRSGVKDKGGDRASIEGKTETGFGDTRVSKQEAAMREDGEVWGEPGVTTGLRPMFSMGEGGLWEPRSSSRCVPIPSGMALCQNIGYDTMRMPNLLGHESPAEAVQQSASWLPLLARECHPDARIFLCSLFAPICLDRFISPCRSLCESVRDSCAPIMSCYGYPWPEILRCDQYPADHLMCISSITNSTGQTGGRRAPQASCRDCELEEASSSKDTLDTFCRSDFVVKLRLTRLKYSPVSLSQFSLAAKLDVLKHGPLLGGQIRSRIELWLERDATCVRNMTRQHPRGGTFLVTGTVQGERLVVNKAYAWQRQDKNLMAAARKWKHHRCRT, encoded by the exons ATGATTGCAGCGCTCTGTCCTAATTTTATCTCCAGAAAGTCTTCCCATTCAGCCTGCCTACTATTTCTCCTTCTGCTTGCTGGGCCGAGCAGCACATTAGCGCTTGGTGGTGGAGGTAGAGTAAAGGCAGGGCAGGAGGGACGACCAAGGGCTGAGGGTAGGTTTAGATCTGGAGTAAAGGACAAAGGTGGGGACAGGGCAAGTATTGAGGGCAAAACTGAAACTGGGTTTGGAGATACTCGCGTTTCTAAACAAGAAGCTGCAATGCGAGAGGATGGTGAGGTGTGGGGGGAGCCTGGTGTTACTACTGGCTTAAGGCCCATGTTCTCTATGGGTGAGGGTGGACTATGGGAGCCCCGCAGTTCCTCTCGCTGTGTCCCCATCCCATCAGGCATGGCCCTGTGCCAAAACATTGGCTATGACACCATGAGGATGCCCAACCTGCTGGGCCACGAGTCTCCAGCTGAGGCCGTACAACAGAGTGCCAGCTGGTTGCCGCTACTTGCCCGAGAGTGCCACCCTGATGCCCGcatcttcctctgctctctttttGCACCCATCTGCCTTGACAg GTTTATATCGCCTTGCAGGAGTTTGTGCGAATCTGTACGAGACAGCTGTGCACCAATCATGAGTTGTTATGGCTACCCCTGGCCAGAAATTCTACGCTGTGACCAGTATCCTGCAGATCATCTCATGTGTATCTCTTCCATTACCAACAGCACTGGTCAAACAGGGGGGCGTAGAG CGCCTCAGGCAAGCTGTCGGGATTGTGAGCTGGAGGAGGCCTCCTCTTCAAAAGATACACTAGATACCTTTTGTAGGAGTGATTTTG TTGTGAAACTGCGTCTGACACGGCTCAAGTACAGTCCAGTAAGCCTGTCTCAGTTCTCACTGGCTGCCAAATTGGATGTTTTGAAGCATGGACCCTTGTTGGGTGGACAGATACGCTCCCGCATTGAGCTGTGGCTGGAGAGAGATGCCACCTGTGTAAGGAACATGACACGACAACATCCACGAGGCGGCACCTTCCTAGTGACAGGCACAGTGCAGGGGGAACGCCTGGTTGTTAATAAGGCTTATGCCTGGCAGAGGCAAGACAAGAACCTGATGGCAGCTGCACGCAAATGGAAACATCACCGATGTAGGACCTAG